The nucleotide sequence acatacacagagacatacacactctATATCATTCACTcatgtaatacacacacacagagcatacaCACTCTATATCATTCACTCTAtgttatatacacacatacacagagacatacacactctATATCATTCACTCTAtgttatatacacacatacacagagacatacacactctATATCATTCACTCTAtgttatatacacacatacacagagacatacacactctATATCATTCACTCTAtgttatatacacacatacacagagacatacacactctATATCATTCACTCTAtgttatatacacacatacacagagacatacacactctATATCATTCACTCTAtgttatatacacacatacacagaaacataCAACTCTATATCATTCACTCTATCACTCACTgtatcactctccatctctctctgttatatcacacatacacagagacatacacactctATATCATTCACTCTATCACTCACTCTATCACTCTcgttctttatctctctccctctctctctgttattacacacaacacagagagacacacaagctctctatcactcactctctctctagcaatctctttatctctctctccctctctatgttaaatgtataccacatacagagacagacagacagacagacagacaacgagacacgagaacgagacagagaagagacgagacagacagaagagacgagaacgagagaagagacagagacagagagagaatgagacagagaacaagagagagaatgagacagagaacaagagagagaatgagacagagaacaagagagagaatgagacagagacaagagagagaatgagacagagacgagagtgagaatgagacagagaacgagagtgAAAATGAGCAGAGAacgagagaaaacaagagaaacaagacagagaatgagagagaaaacaagagagaacaagacagagaatgagagagaaaacgagagagagaacaagagagagaacaagatctAGAGACACCGGTGGGACATGACCTAACTCTTGTGGGAGGTGTGGCATTAGCTCAGATTGGCCTGCCAGTGTCGACAGGGTCTGCCGTGATTCTCATTGATTTACAGGTCCACACATCCCATCAGCTGTATGACAGTGCAATTATAGTGTCTGCCAGGAGCCTCAGCCACTCACAGCATCCCAATGCCGCTCCTCTGTGTGATAAAACAGGAGGAACAATGACGGTCCCACCGTGAAGCGGGATGCGTGtgtgagatggaggagagagagagagagagagacgactagGGTGTCTAGCAGTCTAAGCCACTGCCTCCGGATCACATAATATATTATTCTTCTGCAGCATATGTTCGGATCCGGTCtacactctctcctctatctttccctTATACCTCTGTCCTATCCAATAACCCCAAAAAATGTGAAAAGTTGGCCTGCCCCACtcgtattaaaaaaataaatcactaatCTAATATGATTGGATAGGTGAAAGTAAGGTTTAACATCATAGCTTTCACTAATTCAGATATGCCAAATCAGTGATTATTCCTAGGAAGGGATGAAGGAAGGATGCATGTTCAATCTATTTGATGAGGTCCCTTGTATATATGGGTGCAGGAACAAAACTAAGAAGCAGTATACCCTGTCTGACCGTGTGaagatttttcctttattttgatgTTGTTTACAcagtgtcatgccctgatctgtttcacctgtccttgtgcttgtctccacccccctccaggtgttgcccatctccCCTATTATCCcgtgtatttatatctgtgttttctgtctgtctggtgccagttcgtcttgtttgttcaagcctaccagcggtttgtctcagctcctggttttccctagtctctctttttctcgtcctcctggtttttgcctttgcctgtcctgaccctgtacctgcccgcctgaccactccctgaccctgcctgttgtcctgtacctttgctccacctctggattaccgacctctgcctgacctgaccctgaccccgaccctgaccctgagcctgcctggcctcctgtaccttggcctctactctggattatcgacccctgcctgcctggaCCTGTCTTTGtctgcccctgtggttacaataaacattgttacttcacacagtctgtacttgggtcttaccttgattcatGACACACAGATGAAGAAATCTGGAATGTGCATCCACCACTCTCTCAATGAACSCTTACGCAAATGTATGGGCATAATGTGTTGTGAGTAAGAGAGAGCCTGGGACTCGAGGTTCTATRGGCATTTTGTCTgaatgtagttattgacatagccttatTCTGTTAKATtttctctacctatatagtactctcTAAATACACCCAATGCATGTTGTTGAAAAGGTATACAAGATCAAYAAATGTGCTGACaacattcaaaccaatgagggtttgaAAATGTAAAGCCAATTATGTCAGAATCATCTTTTaaaaccttatagtcccaagctttCATAATAMCATTGGTCCAGCCAGTAGGACACCATAGCAGGAGACGATGGTGGGACATTCGTAAGAAAGACTGTGATTCAAACCCTGCAAGCACATCTGtctgtacattacattacatttggtTGGTCATGGCTCCTGGGAGAAGTTTCCCCTCCCCCATTCCTAACCTTAATCATTAGTGGAGATCAGCTTCCCCTTCCCCAGAGAAGTTTCCCCTCCCCCATTCCTAACCTTAATCATTAATGGGGAAATCTGagccaagatcagtgtctagggtcAATTGCACCCTACACTTTGGTCATGAAACAAACAGGAAATTGAGCGAGGTAAATACAAAAAATTACATCGGAAGCATATTTTGAAGGAactacagttcattcggaaagtattaaccTGTACTAGTGtgaggtgtgaaatggaaatgtatattttgcatatcccaactcccctaagacaccctcggagagtgggctcACTTCCTGGGATCAATTTGCTAATCAgggtgggcaactttgatgggcgggggccacaaaaaatctacAAACACCATGAGGGTCATCAGTTGCTCGTGAATCTGCGTACCCACGTGTTAGCGACATGGGCGAATTGAGTGAcaatcagtgactgacataaacaACAGAAAAACTGCTGATTCCCAACCAAATGTTGAAAttccttgtgcattctactattctaGGTtgtaacagtaagttgagacccagaattgtattttatttgattattataAATGTTTTCTTTTATTGATCCGAGGGGCTTCAAAAGGGGCGGGCTGCATCCCTGTGCTAATTGGGCAGAAGTTATATTTGGATATGTTTGCTTATTTTGAATATGACAcactgtatgtttgttgttgGGCCTTAGCCTACTTGTACACACAGTTCATGATTAATATGGTTTATTTGACGATAGATATGTTTTGCATGAAGTTATTGGTACTAACAAGGATGTGACTTATTTTTCCCCAGCAGTGCTGACTGAGTTTACTGTATGTGGCTCTATTCATTAACTGTTAGcggtgtgtttgttgtttttctttggacTGATCTCGGTCCTCAATATAAAAAGACATGTAGACCCATAGTCAATGCAAAAACCCAGATGCAATGGTACACACCGGAATCAAGCTCGCCGGGTTTGATTATTAACATTACTGATTGCTCTGACCACAAGTTAGCACTATTTGTACTAGCTAGCCTATAATTTCTGTAATATCATCAGTTTGCCAATGGTATTTTTCCAATCCATCAATATAGGTCTACCAGTTCATTTTGAATGATTAGCCTGAAGAGCATCTTTAATGTAGGCTACTTCCCCAAAATATAATTATCCTCTCTACTCTGTTTATTCAAAAACAAAGAGCATCCGAAAGTGGTCTCAGATACAAGGTCATTTTGAACTATAGGCCTAGTCATTTTCCTGGGGGTTGATGTAATAGAATCTCTCTACTGAGAGATTCTATTACACAGAGAGATTTcatgtatactgtacattaaatATAAATCATACTGTACCAGTAACATGGAGACAGACACCTGCTGGGTTGTTTTGctaatactgtatgtcatgttagACTTGTATATCTGCGACctgctgatttaaaaaaaggttaattGAACTgagtcattaaaaaataaaataataataagaaaatcAACATTAAAGGTTGATAGCCATTAGATACGTCATTAGATACGTCATTAGATACGTATTAGATACGCCATTAGATACGTCATCAGATACGTCATGTCCATTAGATACGTCATTAGATACGTCATTCAATACGTATTAATACGTCATCAGATACGTCATTAGATTCGTCATTAATACGTCATTAGATACGGTTAGTAGACGTCATTAGATACGTCATTAGATACGTCATAGATACGCCATTAGATACGTCATTAGATACGTCATTAGATACTCATTGTACGTCATTAGATACGTCATTTAGATTAATCATTAGAGTACGTTAGATACGTCATTAGATACTCATAGATACGTCATTAGATACGCTTAGATACGTCATTAGATACCGTCATTAGATACGTCATCAGATACGCTCATTAGATACGTCATTAGATACATCATTAGATACGTTAGATACGTCAGTTAGATATGTCATTAGATACGTCATTAGATACGTTAGATACGTCATTAGATACGTCATTAGATACGTCATTAGATACGTCATCAGATACGTCATTAGATACTCATTAGATAACATTAGATACGTATTAGATACGTCATTAGATACGTCATTAGATACGTCATTAGATACGTCATTAGATACGTCTTAGATACGTCATTAGATACGTCATTAGATACGTTAGATACGTCATTAGATACGCATAGATACGTCATTAGATACGTTAGATACGTCATTAGATACGTCATTAGATACGTCATTAGATACGTCATTAGATACGTCATTAGATTATTACGTCATAGATACGTCATTAGATACATCATTAGAAACGTCATTAGATACGTCATTAGATACATCATTAGAGATACGTTTATTAGATACGCAATATAGATATGTCATTAGATACGCCATTACGTCATTAGATACGTCATTAGATACGCCATTAGATACGTCATTAGATACGTCATTAGATACGTCATTAGATACATCATTAGATAGCCATTAGATACGTCATTAGATACTCATCAAGTACGTCATCAGATACGTCATTAGATAACGTCATTAGATACATCATTTATATAAGCCATTAGATACGTCATTAGATACGTCATAGATACGTCATTAGATACGTCATCAGATACGTCATTATATACGCCATTAGATACGTCATTAGATACGTCATTAGATACACCATTAGATACGTCATTAGATACGTTAGAACGTCATTCGATACGTCATTAGATACGTCATCAGATACGCCATTAGATACGTCATTAGATACGTCATTAGATACGCGCATTAGATACGTCATATAGAATACGTTAGATACGTCATTCGATACGTCATTCGATACGTCATTAGATACGCCATTAGATACGTCATTAGATACGTCATTAGATACATCATTATATAAGCCATTAGATACGTCAATTAGATACGTCATTAGATACGCCATTAGATACGTTCATTAGATACGCATCAGAATCTAGATACGTCATTAGATANNNNNNNNNNNNNNNNNNNNNNNNNNNNNNNNNNNNNNNNNNNNNNNNNNNNNNNNNNNNNNNNNNNNNNNNNNNNNNNNNNNNNNNNNNNNNNNNNNNNNNNNNNNNNNNNNNNNNNNNNNNNNNNNNNNNNNNNNNNNNNNNNNNNNNNNNNNNNNNNNNNNNNNNNNNNNNNNNNNNNNNNNNNNNNNNNNNNNNNNNNNNNNNNNNNNNNNNNNNNNNNNNNNNNNNNNNNNNNNNNNNNNNNNNNNNNNNNNNNNNNNNNNNNNNNNNNNNNNNNNNNNNNNNNNNNNNNNNNNNNNNNNNNNNNNNNNNNNNNNNNNNNNNNNNNNNNNNNNNNNNNNNNNNNNNNNNNNNNNNNNNNNNNNNNNNNNNNNNNNNNNNNNNNNNNNNNNNNNNNNNNNNNNNNNNNNNNNNNNNNNNNNNNNNNNNNNNNNNNNNNNNNNNNNNNNNNNNNNNNNNNNNNNNNNNNNNNNNNNNNNNNNNNNNNNNNNNNNNNNNNNNNNNNNNNNNNNNNNNNNNNNNNNNNNNNNNNNNNNNNNNNNNNNNNNNNNNNNNNNNNNNNNNNNNNNNNNNNNNNNNNNNNNNNNNNNNNNNNNNNNNNNNNNNNNNNNNNNNNNNNNNNNNNNNNNNNNNNNNNNNNNNNNNNNNNNNNNNNNNNNNNNNNNNNNNNNNNNNNNNNNNNNNNNNNNNNNNNNNNNNNNNNNNNNNNNNNNNNNNNNNNNNNNNNNNNNNNNNNNNNNNNNNNNNNNNNNNNNNNNNNNNNNNNNNNNNNNNNNNNNNNNNNNNNNNNNNNNNNNNNNNNNNNNNNNNNNNNNNNNNNNNNNNNNNNNNNNNNNNNNNNNNNNNNNNNNNNNNNNNNNNNNNNNNNNNNNNNNNNNNNNNNNNNNNNNNNNNNNNNNNNNNNNNNNNNNNNNNNNNNNNNNNNNNNNNNNNNNNNNNNNNNNNNNNNNNNNNNNNNNNNNNNNNNNNNNNNNNNNNNNNNNNNNNNNNNNNNNNNNNNNNNNNNNNNNNNNNNNNNNNNNNNNNNNNNNNNNNNNNNNNNNNNNNNNNNNNNNNNNNNNNNNNNNNNNNNNNNNNNNNNNNNNNNNNNNNNNNNNNNNNNNNNNNNNNNNNNNNNNNNNNNNNNNNNNNNNNNNNNNNNNNNNNNNNNNNNNNNNNNNNNNNNNNNNNNNNNNNNNNNNNNNNNNNNNNNNNNNNNNNNNNNNNNNNNNNNNNNNNNNNNNNNNNNNNNNNNNNNNNNNNNNNNNNNNNNNNNNNNNNNNNNNNNNNNNNNNNNNNNNNNNNNNNNNNNNNNNNNNNNNNNNNNNNNNNNNNNNNNNNNNNNNNNNNNNNNNNNNNNNNNNNNNNNNNNNNNNNNNNNNNNNNNNNNNNNNNNNNNNNNNNNNNNNNNNNNNNNNNNNNNNNNNNNNNNNNNNNNNNNNNNNNNNNNNNNNNNNNNNNNNNNNNNNNNNNNNNNNNNNNNNNNNNNNNNNNNNNNNNNNNNNNNNNNNNNNNNNNNNNNNNNNNNNNNNNNNNNNNNNNNNNNNNNNNNNNNNNNNNNNNNNNNNNNNNNNNNNNNNNNNNNNNNNNNNNNNNNNNNNNNNNNNNNNNNNNNNNNNNNNNNNNNNNNNNNNNNNNNNNNNNNNNNNNNNNNNNNNNNNNNNNNNNNNNNNNNNNNNNNNNNNNNNNNNNNNNNNNNNNNNNNNNNNNNNNGTCAGGTGATTCGCTCAGTAAATCCaacaaaacattgataaaagTGTACTAAATGTACTGTAAGATCCTAACTTTCTATACTGTCTCTTTCTGCTTACCCTCTCAACTAAGGAGTGATATCCGGGCTCAGTGACATCCATCGGAAAccttcacaaaacacaatgacaaTCATTCTCTAACACATCTTTGACCATAGTGGATACTtgtacactgacattttcaggTAACAGACTTTCTGTTTGTGCCGATAAATGTTGCTGCACGCTGTTGTTACTGAGGAGAAACCATGGAGATAGGCATCCAGCCATGACACTTCTCTTACCCTTCATCAAGAACACTGGTCATCACGGTTGTAGGGATGCAAAGACATCTCTCTAAGGTCCCTCTGAACCCGTGGGACAGGATGCCAGCAGACACCCAAGGACTCATGACAAACACTAGAGGTCTTCTTTCCTGAAATACATCAAACTCAATGTCAAATCCATAACCGACAGACTGCAGCCGAATTCATTGACAATTCAAACGTACAGTCACTGACATTTCCTTTGAGAAAGAGTGTTTGAATGgctttacccacttcatatgtatatactgtattctagtcattgcTCATcctatatactgtaactactgctgtacacacctttatATTCAattatactgtccatactgtctttaTACACCAtcatatgtatattatatacattATGCGTaaatatcagtggaggctgcggaggggaggacggctcataataatggctggaacagaatggaatggcatcaaacacatagaaaccaatTAACATGCCACCAACCTCaagtggtatatttaagcaataaggccagaggaggtgtggtatatggccaattttttttttttttttttttttttcacctttaattTAACCAAGGTAGggctagttgagaaacaagttctcatttgcaactgcggacctggccaagaaaagcaTAGCAGTtgtgaacagacaaacacaggagttacacatggagagtaaacaataaacaagtcaataacatggttagaaaaaaaaaaaaagagaatctaataTTACAATGtgttgcaaaaggcatgaggtaggcaataaatcgataattacaatttagcagattaacactggagtgatataaaTTCATCAGACGATCATGTGCAAAGAAGAATACGGtgttgcaaaagagcagaaaagttaaaataaataaaaagcagtatgggggtgagtagGTAAGGTTAGGTAAATGGAATGGTGGGGAGTGTTACAGATGGACTGATGTACAGCTGCAACGATCGGTTAGGCTGCGCGGATAGCAGATTTATACCATgggctaagggctgttttttAAGCACGAACCCGAGagggtaccttattgctattacaaaCTGCTTTACCAAACGTAATTAatgcataaaaataaatattttgtcataacccgtggtatacggtctgactcacccagtttataaatagttTTCTTCCGGTCTCTGACATCGCTTTCtgaatatttcttaatttctttctttgtACTTGATATATTATGTttgtattgttatgttattgctctcggttattactgcattgttggagttTAGGAAACACAAAGCATTTCACTTGCACCTTGCAAATATAATCTGCAAATCTGATATCTTAGCCTCATATACTACCGCACCAAAAGAAACTTGTTAGTCCCTCTGGATAAAGCAAAGAGATTGTTGTTATTGCATTGAAAACTGATTGGGTAGCATTATATTGTCTCATAACTATTGTTGTCCTCTTGTCCTCAGGCTTGTGGATCTAGCACATGTTTGACCACGCTCAGGACGCTGCGCCCATCACCCATCCACCTGCCTAACCTGTAAGTGCTACTTGCTGTCAGTGAAAGGCCCAGCTGTGTGTMTGAAACATAGATGCCAtcaattccttttcaattcagtcaatacaAGAAGTAAACTCAAATTCCAGTTCCAATTTTCCTCAATGTTTCTTTATGAGAAAAAAATTGATTTGGAATTTCTGTTTACTTCTTGTATTGAcctaattgaaatggaattgaccccaaatgTGGTTTGAAGTTAACATTGTCATTAAGTTAGTGCTCTTTTCATTATATCTTATTGGTCATGTGGTCCCACTCTTGTGATGAGAATGGTGTTATCTGGCCCAACCTGACCACCACCTTTGAACCTTCACTCATGTATGTCTCGCAGGTTGACACTGAGAGCAACGGGTGATAGGCTGCAGGCTGTGTCCCGTGGTCTGGGGGTCACAGCGGGACGTGAGGTAACCATGACCCAACTTCAAGTCCCTCTCCATTGTCCTGCCACTGCCAGCCAGAGGGCAGCAGCTCTCCACTGCCTCAGTAACCTGGTGCGAGTGTTCCGCCGCTCTCATGGCCTGTGGAGTGGACAGGGAGTGGGTGAATGGGTAATATCCACCACTACGGGGTCAGAGATCACTGTGCGAGCTGCAGGCATGTTYCCGAGCTGCCTTCGCTTTGATGGTAGGATCAGAGCCCAGGTCTCCATCTCCGGCCAACTCCTCTCCTTGACCTCTGGTGGCTCCAACAAGCCGGCCCATGCCGCTGCACCATCAGCGAGTGATCAGACCAAGAGTTATTTTCCTTGCAAAACCTCTGTGATAAGTAGACAACCCAGTCGAGCACAGAAGCTCTGGAAGAAGAGCCCCAAGCACAAACATTGTCACAACGCCAACAAGCTGTGCATGGTCCCAGAGATGCTCCTCGTGRACACCCTGTGCAGATTTGTGTACGCCATCTACCCCCTGAAGGACTTRTCTCCGTGGATAGAGGAGGTTATTSAAAAACGTATAGAGCTGACATGGCAACTGTTCCTCCTGGTCCAAGAGGCCTTGGCAAAAGCTACGAAGACCAGAGCCCTACAAAGAGCACTGAGAAGGCTTTCAGAGCCTAACCAAAACCATGGTCCACTGGAGCTCCGGCTAGGAGACCTGCTCTACAGCAACTTTGAGAAGGACTTCCCTTCACAGCGCCCTCTGGTGCCAGAGGCCTTCCTGGGMGACCACCAGCTCTGCTTGGAAGTGTCTGTCATGGTGAGCAGGGTGCTCCTACAGCACTGGACCCCCAGGATAACTTTCTCCCCTGACTGTGAGGTGCAGGACATTAGTCCCAGACTGAGGCGTCACAGCGGGAGCCTCACTCGCCACTGGTCCTCGATGGACAATCTCAGCGAGGTAAGGTTTGAGCATCGAAACCACATCTACACTGAAATAAATGACTGTaggaaacatgttttcacatcatTAGTTAACATTACTGAATGGAATATTCGCATCTGACTTGTGACTTCTGTGGTGCTTTTAGTTTGCTGATGAAGGTGATGAGGAGCAGTGCTCTGTGGGTAAGTTTTCCAGCTGTACACACACCCTAGGTTGAAAATGGAAGGCCTACAAGGAAACGTTAGGAAACTAAAGTAAACTAAAGGGCTAATTGCTTGTGCTGTTTTTCTTTCAGAAGCTGACGGAAAGCAGGAGAAAAAAGGACTGCAGAGTTTTTTTTCGCAGAGTTTGGAATTCATTGAAGCAATCCGCCATCTGTGGCTGTCTGCGCTCTAACTAagcacattttattattttttaataaagattttttattttttatgaaaacGTAACAATAGACTTGCTTGCATAATAATTGTACTGCTATGACAAACTCTTTAAAATAGTGTATATTGGAAAAATGATCAGGAGTAATAACTCCTGCAGTGACGACCTGTGAGGGAAGCTGTGATTTCTTATttattcacttttatttaaccagggaaaaactcattgagaccaaggtctcattTGCAAATGTACCCTGGGAACAACACATAAAATAACATCATACACAATTTAAAACACAAAACTAAATAAATAGCAAATTATTATATACACAATAaacaatcaaacaaaacaaacacattttcaatATAAAAATCCCTTTCTCCTAAACTGACCTAGAGACGCAACACATCCAAATGAAACGTTACTTGGAGATTATTCCACATGATAGGAGCCTGGTAGATAAAGACAGatttacccaactctgtggaaacacgtggagtctccatcattaaccCTGTGATCCAGTGTTGTAATCCCAGTTCCTATATTTCAACCATGATGTTAAGTAAATTGGTAGTTTATTGAGTAAGGCtttagaaacaaaaacagaataatgaaGTGACCTAGGTGTTTTTAGCGAGGTTCTACCAACTTAATGAAACGGAGGTGACTGTCAGAACTGTCAGATGTTATAAACAAGGTCCGCTGTGATAAATTGTGTCCAAGTGTTTCAAAACACTGGGAGCTGCATTCATGTATAATATATTGCCATGCTCTATAACAGAATAAATGTAGACTGAATCATCTGTTTTCTACTATTAATGAGAGGCCCTATTCCTACAGAAGAAGCCCAACTTAAATTCTTAATTTCTTGACTAACTCATCAACATCAGGGGCTCCCAAGTAgaccagcggtctaaggcacttctcagtgctagaggtgttactacagacaccctggttctaatccaggctgtatcacaacagtcCACAATTGAGTGTCCCATAGAGAGCTGCACAATTGCCCAGAATCGTTTGGCCAGTGTTGGCTGTCATTataataagaattttgttcttaactgacttgcctagtgaaatataaataaaatattttttttaaaaagatAGCTTTTGTCAATCCAGATGCCAAGATATTTATAGGTGTGGACACGATCAATGGGGGCACCATCTAACGTACTTATGCACTAATCACCagttacattattacattatttgGAAAATAACATGTTCTTGGTTTTACCAGCATTTAGTACCAACTCAGGTCAACCAAGGTTTTCTGCAAGCCAGTAGAAGCAGATTGAATGGTCAACAGAGCCTGAGCTGCCATAGGGGAAGTAGCATATACAACAGTGTATCTGCGTCCAGATAAATGTTACAGTTTTGTACAGATCGaccaatactgttaatataaataGTGAAAATAACTGCACCAAGAATCAAACCCTTTTGGACACCTTTTGTTTTGTCTGGAAGTCCTGGTTTaatgtcatctgtaaataacaCTGTGTTCTGTCTTTTTAAATCATTCTCAAACCGACTACAAGCAGCCCAATCTAAGCCAATTGTAGAGAGTTTCTGAATAAGTAACGTGTGATCCACAGTG is from Salvelinus sp. IW2-2015 unplaced genomic scaffold, ASM291031v2 Un_scaffold1954, whole genome shotgun sequence and encodes:
- the LOC112072546 gene encoding uncharacterized protein, with protein sequence MGACGSSTCLTTLRTLRPSPIHLPNLLTLRATGDRLQAVSRGLGVTAGREVTMTQLQVPLHCPATASQRAAALHCLSNLVRVFRRSHGLWSGQGVGEWVISTTTGSEITVRAAGMFPSCLRFDGRIRAQVSISGQLLSLTSGGSNKPAHAAAPSASDQTKSYFPCKTSVISRQPSRAQKLWKKSPKHKHCHNANKLCMVPEMLLVBTLCRFVYAIYPLKDLSPWIEEVIZKRIELTWQLFLLVQEALAKATKTRALQRALRRLSEPNQNHGPLELRLGDLLYSNFEKDFPSQRPLVPEAFLGDHQLCLEVSVMVSRVLLQHWTPRITFSPDCEVQDISPRLRRHSGSLTRHWSSMDNLSEFADEGDEEQCSVEADGKQEKKGLQSFFSQSLEFIEAIRHLWLSAL